In Arthrobacter alpinus, a single window of DNA contains:
- a CDS encoding glycosyltransferase: protein MDTAPLYMDTGSATGVQLPTIGGGRTDTPAQRLSGPSKEVHVEDFLSRYSTAVRPGERVSFGTYFNAFPASYWRRWTTVDSVRLSVETSGTGSVIVYKSNARGALQRVDSVRVDGDAVSNFDLTLKPFGDGGWYWFDLVAGSSPVVMRSAEWQSEGEAKTPGAITLEITTLNKTDFCINNLRLLAENPQALEHVKELILVDQGTQKVADADGFDEVAKALAGKLRIIDQDNLGGSGGFARGMYEAVENGSDYALLMDDDVVVEPESIIRLLTFADLCKTPTIVGGHMFDLYNRTVLHTFGEIVNPYSFQPDLPSDEMTLGHDFLSSNLRQTGWLHRRADVDYNGWWMCMIPTKIIREIGLSLPVFIKWDDAEYGLRAKAAGYPTVSMPGAAVWHVSWIDKDDLVGWQAYFHARNRFIAALIHSPYEFGGKVVRQSYSYDVKHLVSMQYGTAQGRIMALRDLLAGPDQLHGLLPSKLPEIRSMMNEYSDSQFSSDPDSYPAPKMDKPPKHGHGVRPPSYVGLLPWAAKTVVRQLSSPVADSSKDRPQANVAHQDNRWWRMSQFDSAVVSNAEGTGASWYKRDPKQLRRMMAESAQLHAALLKDWQKLSIQYKKALTEITSIAAWEKTFAAHSEQIEK, encoded by the coding sequence ATGGACACGGCTCCGCTGTACATGGACACAGGCAGCGCCACAGGTGTGCAGCTGCCGACGATTGGCGGAGGACGCACAGACACTCCAGCCCAACGCCTGAGCGGGCCTTCGAAGGAAGTCCACGTTGAGGATTTCTTGTCTCGTTACTCAACGGCTGTGCGCCCTGGAGAACGAGTCTCATTCGGCACGTACTTCAATGCGTTCCCTGCCAGCTACTGGCGTCGCTGGACAACCGTTGACAGTGTTCGCCTGTCAGTGGAGACATCCGGCACGGGCTCAGTCATTGTGTACAAGTCCAACGCGCGAGGAGCTTTGCAACGCGTCGATTCGGTGCGGGTAGATGGCGATGCGGTCAGTAACTTTGACCTGACGCTGAAGCCCTTTGGTGACGGTGGATGGTACTGGTTCGATCTTGTTGCGGGATCATCACCGGTAGTGATGAGGTCCGCGGAGTGGCAGTCTGAAGGCGAAGCCAAGACGCCCGGTGCCATCACCCTTGAAATCACCACGCTGAACAAGACAGATTTCTGCATTAATAACTTGCGCCTGCTCGCCGAGAACCCTCAGGCGTTGGAACATGTCAAAGAACTAATCTTGGTGGATCAGGGAACCCAGAAGGTAGCCGACGCCGACGGATTTGATGAAGTTGCGAAAGCACTCGCGGGAAAACTGCGCATCATTGACCAAGACAACCTTGGTGGTTCTGGCGGATTTGCCCGCGGAATGTACGAAGCCGTGGAAAACGGCAGCGACTACGCACTCCTGATGGATGACGACGTGGTGGTGGAACCCGAAAGCATCATTCGCTTGTTGACCTTCGCTGACCTGTGCAAGACGCCAACAATCGTTGGTGGGCACATGTTCGACCTGTACAACCGCACGGTCCTGCACACCTTTGGCGAGATTGTGAACCCTTACTCGTTCCAGCCGGACCTGCCCAGCGACGAGATGACACTGGGACACGATTTCCTCAGTTCCAACCTGCGTCAAACCGGTTGGCTGCACCGCCGCGCCGATGTTGACTACAACGGGTGGTGGATGTGCATGATTCCCACCAAAATCATCCGTGAAATCGGCCTGTCACTTCCTGTTTTCATCAAGTGGGACGATGCCGAGTATGGCTTGCGCGCCAAGGCTGCAGGATACCCGACAGTTTCCATGCCGGGTGCTGCCGTTTGGCACGTCTCCTGGATCGACAAGGATGACCTCGTAGGTTGGCAGGCCTACTTCCATGCACGGAATCGCTTTATCGCAGCATTGATCCACAGCCCTTACGAGTTTGGCGGCAAGGTCGTTCGCCAGTCCTACTCGTACGACGTCAAGCATCTGGTGTCGATGCAGTACGGCACGGCACAAGGCCGCATTATGGCCCTGCGCGACTTGCTTGCCGGCCCGGACCAGCTCCACGGCCTGTTGCCGAGCAAACTACCTGAGATTCGTTCCATGATGAATGAATACTCAGACTCGCAGTTCTCCTCGGATCCCGATTCCTATCCCGCCCCGAAGATGGACAAGCCCCCGAAACATGGCCATGGTGTCCGCCCGCCGTCCTATGTTGGGTTGCTGCCCTGGGCTGCTAAGACAGTTGTCCGCCAGCTTTCCTCGCCGGTGGCTGACTCCAGCAAGGATAGGCCGCAGGCCAACGTTGCACACCAGGACAACCGCTGGTGGCGCATGTCACAGTTTGATTCGGCTGTGGTTTCCAATGCCGAGGGTACCGGTGCGTCTTGGTACAAGCGGGATCCCAAGCAACTGCGCAGGATGATGGCCGAAAGCGCCCAGCTCCATGCGGCACTGTTGAAGGACTGGCAAAAGCTCAGCATCCAATACAAAAAAGCACTGACAGAAATTACATCCATTGCAGCCTGGGAAAAGACTTTCGCGGCGCACAGTGAGCAGATCGAGAAATAA
- the glf gene encoding UDP-galactopyranose mutase, with protein sequence MNADLVVVGSGFFGLTIAERAATELGLKVAVIDRRHHIGGNAYSENEAQTGIEVHRYGAHLFHTSNERVWEYVNRFTKFTNYQHKVYTAHKGEVYQMPINLGTINQFFRSAMGPAEARALIQEQAGELAGTDPANLNDKGIQLIGRPLYEAFIKHYTGKQWQTDPKDLPAEIISRLPVRYNYDNRYFNDTHEGLPVDGYTAWIERMADHPNIEVVLNTDFFDDGEYSRKAVTGQVPVIYTGAVDRYFDYAEGDLSWRTIDLEQEVLPIEDYQGCAVMNYPDEEQKFTRIHEFRHFHPEREYTKDATVIMREFSRFAEKGDEPYYPVNTSDDRSKLLAYRDLARGENNVLFGGRLGTYKYLDMHMAIGSALNMYDNKIKPHFTGGAKLQSGGVDA encoded by the coding sequence GTGAACGCTGACCTAGTTGTCGTCGGTTCGGGTTTCTTTGGCCTAACCATTGCAGAACGTGCCGCCACCGAATTGGGCCTGAAGGTGGCCGTCATTGATCGCCGCCACCACATCGGCGGCAACGCCTACAGCGAGAACGAGGCACAGACGGGCATCGAGGTGCACCGTTACGGGGCGCACCTGTTCCACACCTCAAATGAGCGTGTCTGGGAGTATGTGAACCGCTTTACAAAGTTCACCAATTACCAGCACAAGGTGTACACCGCCCACAAGGGTGAGGTGTACCAAATGCCCATCAACCTGGGTACCATCAACCAGTTCTTCCGTTCAGCCATGGGCCCGGCTGAGGCGCGTGCGCTGATCCAGGAGCAGGCGGGCGAGCTCGCCGGCACCGATCCGGCCAACCTGAATGACAAGGGTATCCAGCTCATTGGCCGCCCCCTGTACGAGGCTTTCATCAAGCACTACACGGGCAAGCAGTGGCAGACGGATCCCAAGGACCTGCCGGCCGAGATCATCTCCCGGCTGCCTGTCCGCTACAACTACGACAACCGTTACTTCAACGACACCCACGAGGGTCTGCCGGTTGACGGTTACACCGCCTGGATCGAGCGCATGGCGGACCACCCCAACATCGAAGTTGTCTTGAACACGGACTTCTTTGACGACGGCGAGTACTCCCGCAAGGCCGTCACCGGCCAGGTTCCGGTTATTTACACCGGCGCCGTGGACCGTTACTTTGACTACGCCGAGGGCGACCTGTCCTGGCGCACCATCGATCTGGAGCAGGAAGTGCTGCCGATCGAGGATTACCAGGGCTGCGCCGTCATGAACTACCCGGATGAAGAGCAGAAGTTTACGCGCATCCACGAGTTCCGCCACTTCCACCCGGAGCGCGAATACACCAAGGACGCCACGGTCATCATGCGCGAGTTCTCGCGCTTCGCCGAGAAGGGCGACGAGCCGTACTACCCCGTCAACACCAGCGATGACCGCAGCAAGCTGCTGGCCTACCGCGACCTGGCTCGCGGCGAGAACAACGTACTCTTCGGCGGCCGCCTCGGCACCTACAAGTACCTTGACATGCACATGGCCATCGGTTCTGCGCTGAACATGTACGACAACAAGATCAAGCCGCACTTCACCGGCGGTGCGAAGCTGCAAAGCGGAGGAGTTGACGCGTGA
- a CDS encoding ABC transporter ATP-binding protein produces MTTAIEVKGINKQFVLRHSRSIKEAFVWLIKGRKGDLSEKFHALKAVDLDVKQGETVALLGFNGSGKSTLLKHISGVMIPDSGTVRTRGRVAGLIEVGAGFHQDLSGRDNVYLNGAILGMTEDQINERFQSIVDFAEIGQFIDTEVKFYSSGMYLRLAFSVAVHTDPEVFLVDEILAVGDEPFQKKCIAKIQELAAEGKTLVVVSHDLDLVSRICARGVLLDHGEVRFDGPIHDAVAKMRGE; encoded by the coding sequence ATGACTACGGCAATAGAAGTAAAAGGTATCAACAAGCAGTTCGTCTTGCGCCATTCACGTTCCATCAAGGAAGCCTTTGTTTGGTTGATCAAGGGCCGTAAAGGTGATCTGTCGGAGAAGTTTCATGCGCTCAAAGCGGTGGATCTTGACGTGAAACAAGGCGAGACCGTGGCGCTGCTGGGATTCAATGGTTCCGGAAAGTCGACCCTTCTCAAGCACATCTCCGGTGTCATGATCCCAGACAGTGGCACAGTGCGTACGCGTGGCCGTGTCGCAGGCTTGATCGAGGTTGGTGCGGGCTTCCATCAGGACCTCTCCGGACGAGACAATGTGTACCTCAACGGTGCCATTTTGGGTATGACCGAGGACCAGATCAACGAGCGCTTTCAGTCAATTGTTGATTTCGCCGAAATTGGCCAGTTCATCGATACCGAGGTGAAGTTCTATTCCTCGGGAATGTACCTGCGGCTGGCGTTTTCAGTGGCGGTTCACACAGATCCCGAAGTGTTCTTGGTTGACGAGATTCTTGCCGTTGGAGATGAACCGTTCCAGAAGAAATGCATCGCAAAAATTCAGGAATTGGCGGCGGAAGGGAAGACTCTGGTAGTAGTAAGTCACGACTTGGACCTGGTCTCGCGTATTTGTGCCCGAGGCGTCTTGTTGGATCACGGCGAAGTTAGATTTGATGGGCCAATCCATGATGCCGTCGCTAAGATGCGCGGCGAGTGA
- a CDS encoding nucleotide sugar dehydrogenase, translating to MKIAVIALGKIGLPLAVQFASKGHEVVGVDVNKAVVDLVNAGTEPFPGESHLQEKLSELVPAGKLRATTDYADAVPGADAVVLVVPLFVDKDANPDFGWMDTATAELAAHLTPNTLVAYETTLPVGTTRTRWKPALEAGSGLVEGKDFHLVFSPERVLTGRVFEDLRKYPKLVGGLSAAGAAKAVEFYEAVLDFDERPDLLRGNGVWDLGSAEASELAKLAETTYRDVNIGLANQFARFAAKTGIDIYQVIDASNSQPYSHIHQPGIAVGGHCIPVYPRLYLWNDPEATVVRAARAANADMPDYTIGLLEGAYGDLTGARVVVLGAAYRGGVKETAFSGVFDAVESINRRGGTAMVHDPMYTDAELTKLGFLPYHLGEEVDAAVVQADHAEYRELAPADLPGVKAFIDGRRVSSVEKWDGVTYRVIGRA from the coding sequence GTGAAGATCGCAGTTATTGCACTCGGCAAGATCGGCCTGCCACTGGCTGTCCAATTTGCTTCAAAGGGCCACGAAGTGGTTGGCGTCGACGTCAACAAGGCCGTCGTGGACCTGGTGAATGCGGGAACGGAGCCGTTCCCGGGAGAGTCCCATTTGCAGGAAAAGCTCTCCGAACTGGTACCTGCAGGCAAATTACGTGCGACGACGGACTACGCCGACGCTGTGCCCGGCGCTGACGCCGTGGTCCTGGTGGTGCCGCTGTTCGTGGACAAGGACGCCAACCCGGACTTCGGGTGGATGGACACGGCAACTGCCGAACTCGCCGCCCACCTGACCCCCAACACACTCGTTGCCTACGAAACCACTTTGCCTGTTGGCACCACCCGCACCCGCTGGAAGCCGGCATTGGAAGCAGGCTCCGGGCTGGTTGAAGGTAAGGACTTCCATCTGGTCTTCTCACCGGAGCGGGTGCTGACCGGTCGTGTGTTTGAAGATTTGCGCAAGTACCCCAAGCTGGTGGGTGGCCTTTCCGCGGCTGGCGCCGCCAAGGCCGTTGAATTCTACGAGGCTGTGCTGGACTTTGACGAGCGGCCAGATCTGCTGCGCGGCAACGGCGTTTGGGACCTTGGCTCAGCCGAGGCGTCCGAGCTGGCCAAGCTCGCGGAAACCACGTACCGAGACGTCAACATCGGCCTAGCCAACCAATTTGCAAGGTTCGCAGCCAAGACAGGCATTGATATTTATCAAGTCATCGATGCGTCCAACTCCCAGCCATACAGCCACATCCACCAGCCCGGCATTGCCGTTGGTGGGCACTGCATCCCCGTCTACCCTCGCCTGTACCTCTGGAATGACCCGGAGGCAACAGTGGTTCGTGCAGCTCGGGCAGCAAACGCCGACATGCCCGATTACACCATTGGCCTGTTGGAGGGTGCCTACGGTGATTTGACTGGGGCACGCGTGGTTGTCCTTGGCGCGGCCTACCGTGGAGGTGTGAAGGAGACAGCCTTCTCCGGCGTGTTCGACGCGGTGGAGTCCATCAACCGTCGCGGCGGGACTGCGATGGTTCATGACCCCATGTACACGGATGCTGAGCTAACCAAGCTCGGTTTCCTTCCCTACCACTTGGGTGAAGAAGTTGACGCGGCCGTTGTGCAGGCAGACCATGCCGAATATCGCGAACTGGCACCGGCAGATTTGCCCGGCGTGAAGGCATTTATCGATGGCCGGCGAGTCAGCTCAGTCGAGAAGTGGGACGGCGTCACCTACCGTGTCATTGGCAGGGCGTAA
- a CDS encoding acyltransferase family protein gives MSQQATPVVHNQRLDIQGLRTLAVGLVIAYHLYPGKLPGGFVGVDIFLVISGFLIVGSLVRELAKTGTVGLGSFYARRIRRLLPASTVVLLAVVAATIVVLPQGRWQEVARDVVASALQIQNWNQAFGSASYESAGALVSPVQHFWSLAVEEQFYLVIPLLLVLAVAGGRWLKLGARTASLWFLVVLSIASLIHSVVFSLQSHDIAYFATTTRMWELGLGGILALVLPAITLSPILRFVAGWSGVAMILVSAIVFQTTMAFPGFIALVPVVGTILIIVAGSPSGSRRPAGRLGLSHCLSLRPVTYLGDISYSLYLWHWPVIVFYILIQGHEPGLAGGAVILALSLLLASLSYHQIEQRFRSAKPAPPRARSWSRPTARNRSAYALASGLVIVSCVAAAGPWAVVQIKSLQASAAEGSPDYPGAMAFDREQPAHVPDGLPISPDPAVAGKDVPLTFMDGCGSYDPGKFTDAQCWYGNPAGDKRIVLVGDSHAGQYIDPLASIANKHRWQVRALVRNGCPFSAAPPASATTTYTNCSDQNKVTLKKILAMKPERVVVAGMAPEGYRKALEWGWPSDSALVDGYVEMLRPMMDAGIQVSVVADTPYPAVSVPDCVAKKGPSSDDCQTRRNPTVDPLRAAAEKVGSVQVIDFNGYLCRNDACPPVIGNVLVFRDNHLTTTFAKTLETPLQAALHLD, from the coding sequence GTGAGCCAGCAGGCCACACCGGTAGTGCACAACCAGCGCCTGGACATCCAAGGGCTGAGGACTTTGGCTGTCGGACTGGTCATCGCCTACCACCTGTACCCCGGGAAGCTGCCAGGCGGATTCGTCGGCGTTGACATCTTTCTGGTCATCTCCGGTTTTCTGATCGTGGGATCGCTGGTCCGTGAACTGGCGAAAACCGGAACGGTGGGCCTTGGCTCCTTCTATGCCCGACGCATCCGCCGCCTGCTGCCGGCAAGTACCGTAGTACTGCTTGCCGTTGTTGCAGCGACAATCGTCGTTTTGCCCCAGGGCCGCTGGCAGGAAGTTGCCCGTGATGTGGTGGCCTCTGCCCTGCAAATTCAAAACTGGAATCAGGCCTTCGGATCTGCCAGCTATGAATCTGCAGGTGCCCTGGTCTCACCTGTCCAGCATTTCTGGTCGTTGGCGGTGGAGGAGCAGTTCTATCTGGTTATTCCCCTGTTGCTGGTGCTGGCCGTTGCAGGAGGGCGTTGGCTAAAGCTGGGGGCTAGGACGGCGAGTCTCTGGTTCTTGGTTGTGCTGTCCATCGCGTCGCTCATTCACTCCGTGGTCTTCTCCCTTCAGAGTCATGACATCGCCTATTTCGCCACAACCACCAGAATGTGGGAGCTGGGCCTAGGCGGAATCCTTGCACTGGTGCTGCCCGCGATCACGCTCAGTCCCATCCTCCGTTTTGTTGCAGGATGGTCAGGTGTGGCCATGATTCTTGTGAGTGCCATCGTTTTTCAGACCACAATGGCTTTTCCTGGCTTTATTGCCCTTGTGCCGGTTGTGGGCACCATCTTGATCATTGTTGCCGGTTCGCCGTCAGGCTCACGCCGGCCGGCGGGACGTCTGGGGCTGTCACATTGCCTCAGCTTGCGACCCGTCACCTATTTGGGTGACATCTCCTATTCGTTGTATCTGTGGCACTGGCCCGTCATTGTGTTCTACATCTTGATACAAGGACATGAACCGGGCCTTGCCGGCGGCGCTGTGATACTGGCCCTAAGTCTTTTGTTGGCGTCGCTGTCCTACCACCAGATTGAGCAGCGTTTCAGGTCTGCCAAGCCAGCGCCCCCGAGAGCACGGAGTTGGTCCCGCCCAACTGCCCGCAATCGCTCGGCATACGCCCTTGCAAGTGGCTTGGTCATCGTCAGCTGTGTTGCTGCTGCGGGGCCCTGGGCCGTCGTTCAAATCAAATCGCTTCAGGCCTCTGCCGCTGAGGGGTCACCAGACTACCCGGGCGCCATGGCCTTCGACCGGGAACAGCCGGCACACGTGCCAGATGGGCTTCCCATCAGCCCTGATCCTGCCGTGGCCGGCAAGGACGTCCCACTGACGTTCATGGACGGCTGCGGCAGCTACGACCCAGGCAAGTTCACCGACGCGCAGTGTTGGTACGGCAACCCGGCCGGAGACAAGAGAATTGTCCTTGTCGGTGACTCGCACGCCGGCCAATACATAGACCCGCTTGCCTCAATTGCAAACAAACACCGATGGCAGGTTCGAGCCCTGGTGCGCAATGGCTGCCCATTTTCGGCGGCACCCCCGGCAAGCGCCACCACCACCTACACAAATTGTTCAGACCAAAACAAGGTCACGCTCAAGAAAATCCTTGCCATGAAGCCTGAAAGGGTTGTTGTCGCGGGAATGGCGCCGGAGGGCTACCGGAAAGCCCTTGAATGGGGATGGCCCAGCGATTCTGCGTTGGTTGACGGTTACGTCGAGATGCTCAGGCCCATGATGGACGCAGGCATCCAGGTGAGCGTCGTGGCAGACACGCCGTACCCGGCAGTGTCTGTGCCTGACTGTGTGGCGAAAAAGGGGCCCTCCTCGGATGACTGCCAGACACGAAGAAATCCCACCGTTGACCCGCTGCGGGCTGCGGCCGAAAAAGTTGGATCAGTTCAAGTGATCGATTTCAACGGGTACCTCTGCAGGAACGACGCCTGTCCACCGGTGATCGGAAACGTCCTGGTTTTCAGGGACAACCACTTGACCACAACATTTGCAAAGACCCTTGAGACGCCGTTACAGGCCGCACTGCACCTGGATTAG
- a CDS encoding FtsK/SpoIIIE domain-containing protein, giving the protein MARPDISPSGKRDGEQPEAAPSGSNALGFPEGIAAFLCISAGPGAGTVFALHRGNYILGRGRCSIRVPDPALSRLHGTLCVGSQHITLAQAQGSTGFRVRHAENSPSADAEPFKGTKVLVVGEEIHCGSTVLDLRLPVAGLVQAVRRPDGTMGLLDPAALEPLMVKCDSGSVRNRMAMIIAGTLPLVLGVGLALLTGSWMFLAFSAMGAVTVLIPLVGGSKRRKAFRAAVSAAVGHDWQRRASTFPDAASLLLATRSNADNPPSWHPVAARPSSGLAIRLGTGTQAAALSVAPDDASFIPPALPSLPLASLLGCVPTTISGPSTPVLALLHFVLMQLDAARVPVVLLGPADAIPLAARFLPHTVLVSSAAAASSTIAQHLQRADDTTPGVVLVAVNEPVSSLAASLPGLRAIHFSLRRPNPPESSSNESVPLATNPSGSMRAGTSAANGVIDATNTPGGTATTMVTLWAAGNQILGTFNGLGFVPDGVPASVFDDYARRRALQSSVSTSSEAAPARTMHFNTLPLPEKSSISAIVHEWHQNTRGPLRPVQLGVSATGPVMFDFLRDGPHLLIGGTTGSGKSEILRTLVGSLAAAHSPADLQFVLIDFKGGAGLGVLGQIAPHHLAYHRSRRARHGSNSDLPTSGDPTPRERSGQRGGHGQPGIPKDDRSFWAFTRLSFDDPPHHCR; this is encoded by the coding sequence GTGGCGAGGCCGGACATTTCCCCATCCGGCAAACGGGATGGGGAACAGCCCGAAGCCGCCCCCTCTGGAAGCAATGCCCTTGGTTTTCCCGAGGGCATCGCTGCCTTCTTGTGCATTAGTGCGGGGCCGGGGGCCGGCACTGTGTTTGCCCTGCACCGTGGCAACTACATCCTTGGGCGAGGGAGATGCAGCATTAGGGTTCCCGACCCAGCCCTTTCCAGACTCCACGGCACTTTGTGTGTTGGCTCCCAACACATCACCCTGGCTCAGGCACAAGGATCCACCGGTTTTAGGGTTCGCCATGCGGAGAATTCCCCATCGGCGGACGCCGAACCATTCAAGGGCACAAAAGTTCTTGTGGTGGGGGAAGAGATTCACTGCGGATCCACTGTCTTGGACCTCCGGCTGCCGGTTGCCGGTTTGGTACAGGCAGTTCGTCGTCCCGACGGCACGATGGGTCTCCTTGATCCTGCAGCGTTGGAGCCTCTGATGGTTAAGTGTGATTCCGGCTCCGTGCGCAACCGCATGGCCATGATCATCGCTGGGACATTGCCCTTGGTATTGGGGGTTGGGCTGGCGTTGCTCACGGGCTCGTGGATGTTCCTTGCGTTTTCCGCCATGGGCGCCGTGACTGTGCTCATACCCCTGGTGGGCGGTTCGAAGCGGAGGAAGGCATTCCGTGCTGCTGTCTCTGCCGCGGTAGGCCACGACTGGCAACGGCGAGCGTCAACCTTTCCCGATGCGGCATCATTGCTGCTCGCGACACGCTCCAACGCGGACAATCCACCGAGTTGGCATCCTGTGGCAGCGCGACCCTCATCCGGCCTCGCCATACGTCTGGGCACGGGGACACAAGCTGCGGCTCTTTCCGTTGCGCCAGATGATGCATCGTTCATCCCCCCGGCGTTGCCATCACTGCCCCTGGCAAGTTTGTTGGGATGTGTGCCCACCACCATCAGTGGTCCGTCCACGCCCGTCCTTGCCTTGCTCCACTTTGTTCTCATGCAGCTGGACGCTGCTCGCGTTCCTGTAGTTTTGCTGGGGCCCGCGGACGCCATACCCTTGGCGGCAAGATTTCTGCCCCACACAGTATTGGTATCGTCGGCAGCAGCAGCCTCGAGTACCATCGCACAACATCTACAGAGAGCCGATGACACCACCCCCGGCGTCGTACTCGTGGCCGTCAACGAGCCCGTATCCAGCCTCGCGGCTTCCCTGCCCGGCCTTCGGGCCATTCATTTCTCGCTGCGACGCCCAAATCCGCCAGAGAGTAGCAGCAACGAATCCGTTCCCCTCGCCACCAATCCGTCAGGATCAATGAGGGCAGGCACGTCTGCGGCCAACGGGGTCATTGACGCTACGAACACCCCTGGCGGAACTGCAACGACGATGGTAACGCTGTGGGCCGCAGGGAATCAGATACTCGGAACCTTCAACGGGCTGGGCTTTGTTCCTGATGGTGTCCCTGCCTCCGTGTTTGACGACTATGCCCGCCGTCGGGCATTGCAAAGCAGCGTCAGCACCTCCTCAGAAGCCGCTCCTGCCCGCACCATGCACTTCAACACGCTTCCCCTGCCGGAAAAAAGTTCCATATCCGCCATAGTGCACGAGTGGCACCAAAACACCCGAGGACCACTGCGTCCGGTTCAATTGGGAGTGTCGGCCACTGGTCCTGTCATGTTTGATTTCTTGCGAGATGGGCCACACCTCCTCATTGGAGGAACCACAGGCTCCGGCAAGTCAGAGATCCTGCGCACGCTTGTGGGCAGTCTCGCCGCTGCGCACTCCCCCGCCGATCTCCAATTTGTGCTCATCGACTTCAAGGGTGGTGCGGGACTGGGCGTCCTGGGCCAAATTGCCCCACACCACCTCGCTTATCACCGATCTCGGCGGGCACGGCATGGATCGAACTCTGACCTCCCTACGAGCGGAGATCCGACGCCGCGAGAGCGCTCTGGCCAGCGTGGAGGCCACGGACAGCCAGGCATTCCGAAAGATGATCGGTCCTTCTGGGCCTTCACCCGGCTGTCATTCGATGACCCACCTCATCATTGTCGTTGA
- a CDS encoding ABC transporter permease yields the protein MTQTNSELVRPGVSGGLADVVRARFLLRLLVRKELKVRYRGSVLGLLWSYVKPGVQFVVFYVALGVFLGLEQSPTNRGGLPNYAIYLFSGIVLINFFTEALGNASRSIVGNGGLIKKIYLPRQLFPVASVWVSAVHFFPQLVILLAACLFSGWHPSLLQLAAAVAGFIIVALLATGLGLLFGAANVYFRDSENFVDMLLMIATWASPVMYAWTMVHDKLGEAWFTVYQLNPITIAVETFHFAFWLPTTDGSAGIPPNLLSLWVPVALIISAGILLWGQLTFRRLEGRFAQEL from the coding sequence ATGACGCAAACGAACAGTGAGCTGGTCCGCCCCGGAGTTAGCGGCGGACTGGCAGACGTGGTGCGGGCTCGGTTCCTGTTAAGGCTTTTGGTCCGCAAGGAACTGAAAGTCCGTTATCGCGGATCTGTTTTGGGCTTGTTGTGGTCCTATGTAAAGCCCGGAGTTCAGTTCGTGGTTTTCTACGTAGCACTTGGCGTTTTCCTTGGTCTGGAACAAAGCCCGACGAACAGGGGTGGGCTGCCTAACTACGCCATTTACCTGTTTTCCGGCATTGTCCTCATCAACTTTTTCACCGAGGCCCTGGGAAATGCATCCAGGTCGATTGTTGGAAATGGTGGGTTGATTAAGAAGATCTATTTGCCCCGACAACTTTTTCCGGTCGCATCCGTATGGGTTTCGGCAGTGCATTTCTTCCCGCAACTAGTCATTTTGCTTGCTGCCTGTTTGTTCAGTGGCTGGCACCCGTCACTTCTTCAGTTGGCGGCTGCTGTGGCCGGCTTCATCATTGTGGCTCTTTTGGCCACGGGTCTGGGGCTGCTGTTCGGGGCGGCGAACGTTTATTTCCGTGATTCGGAGAACTTTGTCGACATGCTTTTGATGATCGCAACGTGGGCGTCCCCAGTCATGTACGCGTGGACAATGGTGCACGACAAACTTGGCGAAGCCTGGTTTACCGTCTACCAGCTAAACCCGATCACTATTGCTGTTGAAACTTTCCACTTTGCTTTCTGGCTCCCGACGACTGACGGTAGTGCCGGTATTCCGCCAAACTTGCTTTCCCTGTGGGTTCCGGTGGCACTAATTATTTCGGCAGGGATCCTGTTGTGGGGTCAGCTGACCTTCCGCAGGCTTGAAGGCCGATTCGCGCAGGAGCTTTAA